In Lates calcarifer isolate ASB-BC8 linkage group LG15, TLL_Latcal_v3, whole genome shotgun sequence, one genomic interval encodes:
- the kif13a gene encoding kinesin-like protein KIF13A isoform X2 — translation MSDTKVKVAVRVRPMNRREIELNTKCVVDMEDNQTVLHPPPSNGKGENRKQPKVFAFDHCFWSMDESNVPKYAGQEVVFKCLGEGILENAFQGYNACIFAYGQTGSGKSFSMMGNGEQPGLIPRLCCSLFERVHREANEAHTFKVEVSYMEIYNEKVRDLLDPKGSRQSLKVREHKVLGPYVDGLSQLAVTSFEDIEVLMSEGNKSRTVAATNMNEESSRSHAVFSIIVTQTLYDLQSGNSGEKVSKMSLVDLAGSERVSKTGAAGERLKEGSNINKSLTTLGCVISALADQSAGKGKGKFVPYRDSVLTWLLKDNLGGNSKTAMIATVSPAADNYEETLSTLRYADRAKRIVNHAVVNEDPNARIIRELREEVEKLKVQLCQAESMKAPELKEKLQESEKLIQEMTVTWEEKLRKTEEIATERQKQLESMGISLETSGIKVGEDKCFLVNLNADPALNELLVYYLKEHTRVGADTSQDIQLFGIGIQPEHCVLELCPDGDVTLMPIGNARTCVNGTMIDSLVHLWHGDRILWGNNHFFRINLPKRKRRDRLKELERASPRESFVEADVETASEASSEQDYTYEFAQMEVMMKTLGNNDPMQNVVQVLEKQYLEEKRTALEEQRMMYERELESLRQQLSPEKTPQHHRSSSDRLTFPTHTPHSKLRLWTEERDELFRQSLSRLREQVVKANTLVREANFLAEEMNKLTDYQVTLQIPAANLSANRKRGAIVSEPAIQVRRKGKGTQVWTIEKLENKLVDMRDHYRDWKEGTEEMCNKVNSKHCDPFYEAQENHNLIGVANIFLECLFHDVRLQYAVPIISQQGEVAGRLHIELMRVSGAVPERLSGGDDSSENSSESSCYEVMDTNGEIVHMAKRLTCRVRIREATGLPLNLSNFVFCQYTFWEHGEPTVAPPMVSPDRPSPRSPDAQFTVQFDHCKDYVVHVTDEFLEFISDGALDIEVWGHRCAGNGRSLWELDALEAKTQTLRDRWSEVSRRIDLWISIQELNEQGEYSSVELHSGKDISTGGVFQLRQGHSRRLQVCVKPVQNSGTLPLLVEAVLSVSIGCVSARSTKLQRPLDSYQREAEEDMDSYQEEDLNCVRERWSEALIKRREYLDEQIKKIINKHEKSEEDIEREARLVEQWVGLTEERNAVLVPAPGSGIPGAPADWTPPAGMEAHIPVLFLDLNADNLTVNEQLTGPHAAGVNSILPKEHGSQFFYLPIIRHSDEEVSAVCSWDSSIHDSVHLNRVTSPNERIYLIIKATVQLSHPASMELVLRKRIAVNIYNKQSFTQSLKRRMSLKNTLYSCGVSYEIVSNIPKASEEPEERETLALMAARGDSEETQDGETYIEKYTRGVLEVENILSLERLRQAVTVKEALAAKGRHLRRSISTPNVQHSSCSKTDLTGCEDEDCKDHCDHVDGSNCNPQDSSLCSTPIKSKENQGLVPESPTFFNSSPFKVLSPQPPKFLKSLLPVKEENKAKKALEARPLLGQESMRSCVDSPALLPPPCPWRRPRAGSEGHCKPSTSTSTSTPTSTSTPTSRQLSYTLPRTTDSEDEETDVDMTLNLDRGPQDHGGFQAYIPEDFANFEIYNATLENQEGFPSSRSDLKGSRCGGGSGEKEVSRSPTASSCTSGYFSHSASNATLSDMPFSASESSDHLSCTSRDPQDHPGCPAGRGCTQTKSVYVGSDAQQPPLSGGGVQDKLTHPQGSSPVSIPNCTDKQQTFPLPHNCVLSTSQEFTDFKGADDSIVDNDLGHFTEGWEPEGLEHKKADNIKTCGTGNQQSSVITDVNDASNPENSICNCPNNEDSVSVPVSCPNTTVVCTSAPVSTPDKTPAPSPALIIPSPSVPPPASPSPVTPTSPAPSSALAPRAGGEPPIQEPAQGDLPHGSPCPSPNPSSAEPSGDSSGDESTPIAQLPDWMAPGEQVWVGKRRGTVHYVGGVEFAKGIWIGVKLDMAVGKHNGTVQGRVYFRCPPGHGVFVKPSRLTRGPPSMDTEPQTLIR, via the exons GTGTTCGCTTTTGACCACTGTTTCTGGTCCATGGATGAGTCCAACGTTCCCAAATATGCTG GTCAAGAGGTGGTGTTCAAGTGCCTTGGAGAGGGAATACTTGAAAATGCATTCCAGGGATATAATGCCTGCATATTTGCCTATGGACAAACAG GTTCAGGCAAGTCCTTTTCCATGATGGGGAATGGGGAGCAGCCAGGTTTAATCCCTCGACTCTGCTGCTCGCTGTTTGAGAGGGTCCACAGGGAGGCGAACGAGGCCCACACTTTCAAGGTGGAGGTGTCTTACATGGAGATCTACAATGAGAAAGTCCGCGACCTGCTGGATCCCAAAGG gAGCCGACAGTCCCTCAAAGTTCGGGAACACAAAGTCCTGGGTCCATACGTGGATGGTCTGTCTCAGCTGGCCGTGACCAGCTTCGAG GACATCGAGGTGTTAATGTCAGAGGGGAACAAATCTCGCACGGTTGCAGCCACCAACATGAACGAGGAGAGCAGTCGTTCACATGCCGTCTTCAGCATCAttgtcacacaaacactttatgATCTGCAGTCTGGg AATTCAGGGGAGAAAGTGAGCAAGATGAGTCTGGTTGACCTGGCAGGAAGTGAGCGAGTTTCCAagactggagctgctggagagagACTCAAAGAGGGCAGCAATATAAACAA aTCTCTCACCACCCTAGGCTGTGTGATTTCTGCTCTAGCTGATCAGTCTGCAGGGAAGGGGAAGGGCAAGTTTGTGCCTTACAGAGACTCAGTCCTCACCTGGCTGCTGAAG gaCAACCTTGGCGGCAACAGCAAGACAGCCATGATAgccacagtgagtccagcggCTGACAACTATGAGGAGACTCTGTCTACGCTACGCTACGCAGACAGGGCCAAGAGAATCGTCAACCATGCTGTGGTGAATGAAGACCCCAACGCTCGGATTATCAGAGAGCtcagggaggaggtggagaaactCAAAGTTCAGCTCTGTCAGGCCGAG TCCATGAAGGCTCCTGAACTGAAGGAGAAACTGCAGGAGTCTGAGAAACTCATTCAGGAGATGACTGTCACCTGGGAGGAGAAactaagaaagacagaggagattGCAACT GAGCGTCAGAAACAGTTGGAGAGCATGGGCATCTCTTTGGAAACATCTGGGATTAAAGTGGGTGAAGACAAGTGTTTCCTCGTCAATCTAAATGCTGATCCTGCCCTGAATGAGCTACTGGTCTATTACCTGAAG GAGCACACGCGTGTGGGCGCAGACACTTCTCAGGACATCCAGCTCTTTGGGATCGGAATCCAGCCGGAGCACTGTGTCCTGGAGCTCTGCCCAGATGGTGATGTCACCCTTATGCCCATAGGGAATGCCAG GACCTGTGTGAACGGAACAATGATCGACTCCTTGGTGCACCTGTGGCACGGAGACCGCATCTTATGGGGCAACAACCACTTCTTCAG GATTAATCTGCCCAAGCGAAAGCGGCGGGACCGTTTGAAGGAGCTCGAGAGAGCTTCTCCCAGAGAGAGCTTCGTAGAGGCAGATGTGGAGACCGCCAGCGAGGCCTCTTCTGAGCAGGACTACACCTACGAGTTTGCCCAGATGGAGGTCATGATGAAGACTCTTGGGAACAATG ACCCCATGCAGAATGTGGTCCAGGTGCTGGAGAAGCAGTACCTGGAGGAGAAGCGGACAGctctggaggagcagaggatgaTGTACGAGCGGGAGCTGGAGTCCCTGCGGCAACAGCTGTCCCCTGAGAAAACACCGCAGCACCACCGCAGCAGCAGTGACCGCCTTACATTCCCGACACACACGCCACACAGCAAGCTGCGACTGTGGACGGAGGAACG ggatGAGCTCTTCCGTCAGAGTCTCTCTCGACTCAGGGAGCAGGTCGTGAAAGCCAACACCTTGGTGCGAGAAGCCAACTTTTTGGCAGAGGAGATGAACAAACTGACCGACTATCAGGTCACCCTTCAGATTCCTGCAGCCAATCTCAGCGCCAACCGCAAG CGTGGAGCGATAGTGAGCGAGCCGGCCATCCAGGTGCGGAGGAAAGGGAAGGGGACCCAAGTGTGGACCATTGAGAAGCTGGAGAACAAACTGGTGGACATGAGAGACCACTACAGGGACTGGAAGGAAGGCACAGAGGAGATG tgcaaCAAAGTGAACAGTAAGCACTGTGATCCATTCTATGAAGCACAAGAGAACCACAACCTGATAGGAGTGGCCAACATTTTTCTGGAGTGCCTTTTCCATGATGTTAGACTGCAATACGCAGTCCCTATCATCAGCCAACAGGGAGAG GTTGCAGGCAGGTTGCACATTGAGCTGATGCGAGTCAGTGGTGCCGTACCAGAGCGCCTGTCCGGGGGAGATGACTCATCAGAAAACTCCAGCGAGAGTAGCTGCTACGAGGTCATGGACACCAACGGGGAGATCGTCCACATGGCCAAGAGGCTCACCTGCAGG GTGCGGATCAGGGAGGCCACAGGTCTGCCGCTCAATTTGTCCAACTTCGTCTTCTGTCAGTACACCTTCTGGGAGCACGGTGAGCCCACTGTGGCTCCTCCCATGGTCAGCCCAGACAGACCTTCCCCTCGAAGCCCAGATGCCCAATTCACTGTCCAGTTTGATCACTGCAAG GACTATGTTGTGCATGTGACGGACGAGTTTTTAGAGTTCATATCCGATGGAGCGCTGGACATAGAAGTTTGGGGTCACCGCTGTGCTGGGAATGGACGTTCACTCTGGGAGTTAGACGCACTAGAGGCCAAGACCCAGACGCTCCGAGACAG GTGGAGTGAGGTGTCTCGCAGGATCGACCTGTGGATCTCCATCCAGGAGCTGAATGAGCAGGGAGAGTACTCATCTGTGGAGCTGCACTCTGGAAAAGACATCAGCACAGGAGGAGTCTTCCAACTCCGGCAG GGCCACTCCAGGAGGCTGCAGGTGTGCGTGAAACCAGTCCAAAACTCAGGCACTCTGCCTCTGCTGGTGGAGgctgtgctgtctgtgtctaTTGGCTGTGTGTCAGCTCGCTCCACCAAACTGCAGAGACCGCTCGACAGCTACCAG AGAGAGGCGGAAGAGGATATGGATAGTTATCAG GAGGAAGATCTCAACTGTGTCAGAGAGCGCTGGTCAGAAGCCCTGATCAAACGTCGAGAGTACCTTGACgaacaaatcaaaaaaatcatcaataaaCATG AAAAGTCAGAGGAGGACATTGAGCGTGAAGCTCGGCTGGTGGAGCAGTGGGTCGGACTGACTGAAGAAAGAAATGCAGTGCTGGTACCTGCACCTGGCAGTGGCATCCCAGGAGCTCCTGCagactg GACCCCACCTGCAGGAATGGAAGCTCACATCCCTGTGCTCTTCCTGGATTTGAATG CGGATAATCTGACAGTGAACGAGCAGCTGACCGGCCCACATGCCGCAGGCGTTAACTCTATCCTGCCTAAGGAGCATGGAAGCCAGTTCTTCTATCTGCCCATCATCAGGCACAGTGATGAGGAG GTGTCCGCAGTGTGCTCCTGGGACTCATCCATCCATGATTCTGTGCACCTCAACCGGGTCACGTCTCCTAACGAACGCATCTACCTGATCATCAAAGCCACAGTGCAGCTCAGCCACCCTGCCTCCATGGAGCTGGTGCTCCGCAAGAGGATCGCTGTCAACATCTACAACAAACAG aGTTTCACTCAGAGTCTCAAGAGAAGAATGTCCCTAAAGAACACACTTTACTCCTGTGGCGTGTCTTATGAGATCGTGTCCAACATACCAAAG GCTTCAGAGGAaccagaggagagggagacctTGGCCCTCATGGCTGCTCGCGGTGACAGCGAGGAGACTCAGGATGGAGAAACCTATATAGAGAAATACACACGGGGAGTTCTGGAAGTGGAGAACATTCTCAGTCTAGAGAGGCTACGGCAG GCTGTGACAGTGAAGGAAGCGCTCGCTGCTAAGGGGAGGCACCTAAGAAGGAGTATCAGCACACCAAATGTACAGCAT TCTTCATGTAGTAAAACAGACCTGACTGGGTGTGAGGATGAAGACTGTAAG GACCACTGTGATCATGTGGACGGCTCCAACTGCAATCCCCAGGATAGCTCCCTTTGCAGCACACCCATCAAAAGCAAAGAAAACCAAG GTTTGGTTCCAGAGAGTCCTACCTTTTTCAACTCCAGCCCCTTCAAAGTCCTCTCCCCTCAGCCACCCAAGTTCCTAAAGTCTCTGTTGCCTGTCAAAGAGGAGAACAAGGCGAAGAAAGCCCTGGAGGCCCGGCCGCTGCTGGGACAAGAG AGCATGCGCTCATGTGTGGACAGCCCTGCACTGCTCCCCCCTCCCTGCCCCTGGCGCCGACCCAGGGCAGGCAGCGAGGGCCACTGCAAGccttccacctccacctccacctccacccccacctccacctccactcccACCAGCAGACAGCTCAGCTACACACTGCCACGCACTACT GACTCTGAGGACGAGGAGACGGATGTGGACATGACTCTGAATCTGGATCGGGGCCCTCAGGACCACGGTGGCTTTCAGGCTTACATCCCAGAGGACTTTGCGAACTTTGAGATCTACAACGCCACTCTGGAGAACCAGGAGGGTTTTCCGTCCTCCCGTTCTGACTTAAAGGGAAGCCGGTGCGGAGGCGGGAGCGGGGAGAAAGAGGTGTCCCGGAGTCCCACGGCCAGCAGTTGCACTAGCGGTTACTTTTCACACAGTGCCTCCAACGCCACGCTGTCTGACATGCCTTTCAGTGCCAGCGAGAGCTCCGACCACCTCAGCTGCACCTCCAGAGACCCCCAGGACCACCCTGGCTGCCCTGCTGGACGAGGCTGCACCCAAACCAAAAGTGTTTATGTGGGGAGCGACGCCCAGCAGCCTCCTCTCTCAGGAGGTGGGGTCCAGGATAAGCTCACCCACCCTCAGGGCTCCTCACCTGTCAGTATTCCCAATTGCACAGACAAGCAGCAAACATTCCCTCTGCCTCACAACTGTGTTCTCAGTACCAGCCaggagttcactgactttaaagGGGCTGATGACAGTATTGTAGATAATGATTTAGGACATTTTACAGAGGGATGGGAGCCAGAGGGTTTGGAGCACAAGAAGGCagataacataaaaacatgtggCACTGGCAATCAACAGTCTTCTGTCATTACTGATGTAAATGACGCATCTAATCCTGAAAATTCAATATGCAACTGTCCTAATAATGAAGACTCTGTTAGCGTACCTGTGTCCTGCCCTAACACAACTGTAGTTTGCACTTCAGCCCCAGTGAGCACACCTGACAAAACTCCCGCTCCATCTCCAGCCCTCATAATTCCCTCCCCATCAGTCCCACCTCCGGCATCACCATCCCCAGTCACTCCTACATCTCCAGCTCCATCCTCTGCCCTGGCTCCGCGAGCAGGAGGAGAACCACCAATCCAGGAGCCAGCGCAGGGAGATCTGCCCCACGGGAGCCCCTGCCCAAGCCCCAACCCTAGCAGCGCAGAGCCCTCGGGCGACTCCAGCGGGGATGAGAGTACCCCCATAGCTCAGCTTCCTGACTGGATGGCCCCCGGGGAGCAGGTGTGGgtggggaagaggagggggacAGTTCACTATGTTGGAGGGGTAGAGTTTGCCAAGGGGATCTGGATTGGTGTGAAGCTGGACATGGCAGTGG GTAAGCACAATGGGACTGTCCAGGGCAGAGTGTACTTCCGCTGCCCCCCAGGCCACGGCGTGTTTGTCAAGCCATCTCGTCTCACCAGAGGACCACCCTCCATGGACACAGAACCCCAGACCCTGATCAGATAG